TTCGAAATTCCCCTTATTCAAATACAATCTACTACCCACCATGCTCCCTGTGAAATAGATATCTTGTAAACCGTCATTGTTAATATCACCAACAGACACACCACCTCCATTATACAAATAGCCATATGTGAGGATATTAAACTCGGGAGTTTCTTGTATTAAGTTTTTAAATTTAATACCTGTCTGGCTACTAGGAAGCAGCGAAAACATTTTTGAGTCATCTACTTTATTACAAGAAATGAATACGAAATTGACAAGCGTCAAAAGAAGTATAGTAATTCTGCTTAGGCTATTTTTCACTTAAATCGAAAGTTTGTTCATTTTGACTTCAAATAGTATTTGCTATTAAAAAGCCCTTCTAATATACTCTTCTTTAATGACTTCGCATTGAAAGAAAAAAAAGCATGTGTTTTAAATACACATGCTTTTTAAAAAACTTGATTAATTAATTTTAGAAATTAGATCCACCAGTATCCCACCATAAACGAGTCCCAATTTCGTCTGGGCCTTTCAGTTTGACAGTGGCATCCGCAACTCCTTCCGGATTTCCATTTCTTTCGTTATTCACAAAAGGCATTCTTCTTAAAATATCGCCTTGAGGAATTGTACCCCAATCAGCATTACTACTATTTTGATATACGATTGGTAGTTTTGGATAGCCAGTTCTTCTATGATCCATCCAAGACTCCATTTCATTAGTAAAACATGCAATCCATTTTTGAGTGATAATCTTCTCTAATTTTTCCTCTTTCGTAGCTGCTTCATCCCAAGCCACAGTATTGGTAATACTATTAGTAAAAGCATTTACTCCTGCAGGTGCTTTTGGGTCTACATAGTCTAATGGTAGACTTGTTTTATCTGCTAAGTAAGCATCAACTCCACCTGCACCCCAAAGCTCAAAAGAGGCTCTGACACCAGACTCGTAGTTTGACTGAGCATCACCAGCACCAGTCCATCCTCTTAAAGCGGCTTCCGCTTTTAAGAAATAAACTTCATCAGCACTCATTACCTTTCTCTTAGTTACTTTGGCAGGATCGTTAAAACTAATATCAAGCGTAGAGAAACCTAGTCTATCATCTTTGGCTACCATTTCTGCTCCATTTCTAATTCCTTTATATGGCCAATCTGGATGATCGCTAACTAAAGACATATCAGATACTGGGTCAAAATACTTCTCAATTCTATTGTCCTTATATCCAATCAGGATAGACTCCATAGACGCACTCATACGAGTGTCTCCCCATTCGAAACATATCTGTGCAGGGTGAAATTTAGCACCATAACCTGAAATATTAAAGTTATCAGCATTAGATAGCATTAATCCAGCAGGATCTGCAAGTGCTTTTTCTCCTTCTTTTTTAGCTAGTTCAGGATCTACTTTTGATACCCTCATTGCTAATTGTAACCTAAGAGAGTTAGCATAACGAGCCCACTTGTTTACATCACCATTAAAACTAGCATCAAAATTATTAAGACCTACATAATCCTTGTTATTACTGAATTCAGCAATAATTCTGTCCAAATCACTAAAGAAAGCTTTATAAAGAACTTCCTCGCTGTCATATTGTACACCGCCAGTTTTACCATAATTAGTATAGATAATAGGACCTTGATAAAGTGTCACTCGAGACATCGAAATAATCTTTATCAAATTAGCCCACTCCACAAATACCGAGTATCCGTCTGCTTCCGCAATCTCAATTACTTGTTTTGCTGGTGCCATGACATTATTATACTCACGATCCCAATACCCATTCCAACGTATGTAATAGGTAGTATTGTTTACTCCACCCACAAATGGTGTTGGAGTAGCCAATTGCTGAGAAAAGGTAACATTTGTAAGATTATGGTCAATTTGATTTCCAAAAATCTGACCAAGCATTGAAGGATAAAAAGATCCTACGTGATTAAAGTCTTGCTTTAATGATTCCGTAGAGATTTGATACGGATTCGTATTAATCTCTTCAAAATTGTCTGTGCAGCTCGCAAATGCAAAAGCGGCAACAATTAGATATATAAACTTCTTCATTTGTTATTATTTAGAAAGTTAATTTAAGGTTTAAACCATAGGTCCTTGTAGATGGTAAATTGAAGTTATCTAGACCTTGAGCATTTTGATTAGTACTCATAGCTAATTCAGGATCGAATGGTGCTACTTTGTATAAGAAAAGTAAATTGTTACCAATGAAAGAAATGCTCGCCGCTCTAATTGGAAGCTTAGTTTTACTCAAGTTTAAATTATATCCAATATTTAGCTGACCAACTCTAATGTTGGTACGATCGTAAACATATGCTTCGCCTATTCCATTTCTATCTCCAATTGCTCTATACCATGTCTCAGGATCAACAGAGGTTATAGCAGCATCTGTAGATTGATCAACTCCATTTACAACAACCCCACCTGCATCACGTGCTTCGGCTGATCTTAATGAAACTCCAGCACCATCAAGCATTGACTCTGTTTGACTGAAAACCTTTCCTCCAAACTTACCATTAACAAGAATGCCGACATTAAGTCTTTTGTAAGTAAAATTGTTATTCCAACCAAGCGACCATTTTGGGTCTAAATTACCTATTAGTTCTGTTGTAGCAGTTCTAAGTGGTTTTCCTCCGTCGAAAATAATTCTACCTTGATCATCTCTTTGGAATTTCAATACATATATATCATTGAATCTACCACCTTCAACTAACTTAGACTCGAAACCCTCAGAGCTACCCAATTGAATAACCTTCTCGTCGTCTGGCCCAATATCTACAATTTTGTTACGATTTCTTGTGAAGTTAAAAGCTGTTACCCACTCAAAATCATTTGTTCTATACGGAGTTGCACTTAGTGTAAGCTCTATTCCCTTGTTAGAAATTTCCCCATCATTAATAAATTCAGTGGTGTATCCACCTTCTCCAGAAATAGTAGGAACCGGAATAAATTGGTCTTTACTTGTTATATCATAATAAGTAAAGTCTACGCCTAAACGGTTATGGAAAAACCTCCAATCAGCACCAAACTCTAAACTTGTAATAATTTCAGGTTTAGCATTAAAAAATGGTTTTACCGTATTTCTTACAACTCCACCACCAGCATTTATGGTGTTTTGTGGGAATATTCTATTATAAGGCACTTCATTACCCACTTGTGTATAAGATGCTCTCAGCTTACCAAATGTAATAAATGAAGGCATTTGGAACATTTCACTCACAATACCTGTAAGACCGACAGATGGGTAGAAATAAGAATCATTTCCTGTTAACGCCAATGTTGAAGCCCAATCGTTTCTACCAGAAAGGTCTAAGAATAAAAATTCTTTCAAACCAAACTGAAGGTTGGCAAATAGACCCTGCTTAACTACAGAACCGTTTGTTGTAGAATTAACTTGAACATTGGTTGGTAAATTTTGAAAGAAGAACTCATTTGGGTATAAAAGTCCAACTGTTCCAGTTGCCACACTAACTCCTACACCATAATCGGTTTTTTGAAAACTACCACCCACCACAGTATTTAGACTTAAGTCTTTTGTGATGTCAGTATTATACGTCAAAATTGCATCTGCGTATGCTAACTGATCGTCATATTTGGTATAATCCCAGGCACCGTTTGGATGAACATTGGTAGCATTGGAAGTAGCAGCATGTTGCTGCTCAAATAACTTATTTGCATAGTCATAGTTCCCTCTAACTTGAAATGTCAAATTGTCAAGAATATTATAGGCAACACTCATACTCGCAATTACCCTTTTAGAATCATTAGTTTTTGGCTGGTTATTTAGAATCCAATATGGGTTTGACTGATGGTGATCAGATACAAACCAATTTTGTTGATTCAAATTACGATCCACATTAAATGTTTGGTAATTATCCTTATAATCAGTAAAGTCTCTGTCTCTCGGGAACATATATAATCCTGTAAGAGGATTTAAATAGTAACCCGCTGGCAATCTATTTTCCGTTTTCTCTAAAGCAAGTATAACGTTTGAACTAACGGTAATTTTATCATTCAATAATTTTGTTGACTGTTTGAATGAAAAGTTATTCTTTCCGTAGTTATTGTTAGGAGTAATACCAGTCGCTTTAGTATTAGCATAAGAGAAATATGCTTTTGTTTTATCAGTACCACCACTTATCGTAAGTGCGTTGTACATGTTATGTCCCGTTTGGAAAAAATCTTCAACAAAAGTATCGTCGTAATTCCCAGAAGTTGTAGACCAACTTTCTTTTGCATTACCTATAGCACCATATTTATATTGTAGCTCAGGGAATTCAATAACTTGCTCACTCGTAAATCCAGAATTCAAAGTAACCGTTGCTTTTCCTGAAACTCCTGATTTAGTAGTTATCAAAACAACACCATTGGCACCTTGGCTTCCGTAAAGAACCGCGGCATTAGACCCCCTTAATACACTAATACTTTCAATATCCTCTGGATTAATAGCAGAAAGTCCATCTCCTTGGTCTGTTCCTCCCCACATCCCTGGCTGATTGCCTCGATTGTTAGCCATTGGTATACCATCTATTACGAACAATGGAGAACTATCTCCACTTAAAGATTTGTTTCCTCTTAAAACAACCTTTGTAGAACCACCTGCCCCAGAGCTACTTTTCTTTATTTCAACCCCCGCGGCTTTACCTGCAAGGCTATTCATAAAGTTAGGGTCTCTTGTACGAACTAGTTCTTCAGAGCTAACCGTTTGCTGTGCATAGGTCAGCGTTTTTTCTTCCCTCTTAATACCTAAAGCCGTTACAACTATAGCGTTTAATTGATTTGCATCACTAAGTAAGGTAACATTAAGTGTACTATTATTAGCCACTTTAACATTTTGGCTTTCCATGCCAATAAAAGAGAAAGTCAACACATCACCTTCGGCAGCACTTATTGTGTACTTTCCATCGGAGTCTGTAAGAACTCCAACCGTGGTACCCTGTATTACAACACTTACACCTGATAAGGTGGAGCCGTCATCAGAATCCGTAACGGTGCCGGCAACCGTCCTCTTTTGAGCCATTGCAGGGAGAACTCCCATTATCAGCACAATAATTAATAGTTTTTTAATCATTTTTAGTTAGTTAAAAATTTTAATAATGAAGAATTCGACATAACAACACAATATTGAACTTTCTTTTATAAAAACCTATTAATACGAAATATAAAACTCTAATAACTACGATTGATCTACGTCACGCTTCAATCTGTCTACTTTACAGGGATATTATTTGGCAAATAGAATTATAATAGATGCCAGATAAAATCAGAAAATATACCTTAAATCTCCATTTTTAGTTATTAGAGAGGGACTCAATACTGATAACAAAATCGCTACATACATATATATGATAGGTTGGCTTTGATGTGTTTTCACACAAGCAGAGAAGAAAGTAGATTAAACCCAGAGGGCAATAGCATTTTGCTGGAACAGCAAAACAAGGTGTTATGGAATGAAGAACTGATTAGGTTCGGCGTTCAATATTTAAATATAGCCAGTAAGAGTAAAAGCATCAGTTCTTATTATATATAGAATTGGTCAGAAGTTAAAAAAGCTATCAATGTCATCAGATTTCTCCGAAACTTACAGACTCTAAAGCTGAATAGAATCAATAGAACCAAAAACAAAATGATAGACTAAAAAGTAAAAACCGGAGAAAAAGAACAACAAAAGTTCACTTCCCCGGCATTACGATTTCAAATCCAATTTGACCTAGTATAGTTGCTTAAATTCCTTCTTCATAAACTACAAAATCTTTCAAAACAGCATCTAGCTTTTCTCTATTTTCTGCAGAGCTAAGATTCTCTTTATTGATATTATAAAAGAAACTTCCAAGACGCTGGTCATCTACTTTTGACTTAATAGTAAAGCTTTTATGCTCATTTTCTACTTTATCCCAAGCCGCTCTCACATCACTCCAGTAAGCCTTATTCTTTTCCCACCATGCTTTCGTGGAAGCACATTTTGACATATCAGAAAGTACATATCCATTATAGCCTTTTTCTGAAGCCAAAAGCACATCAGCTTTGCCTTCTGTTCTTATTATTTTGTCGTTGTCTTGCTCATGTAAATAACCTTTATCGGTCACATGAATTCTGTTTCCTCTTCGCATCACGTTATAATCCTTACGATGCGAATACTCTCTTCTAGGCAATGCCGCATCTGCCGTACTTTCCCAAACAGATTTACCATTCACATGTGCCCATTCTCCTGTTCCCGCATATCTGAGTTCATCTTGTGTTCCGTAAACTTTTTGCGTCCAGCCATTTTTGAAATTAGTTTTCGCGATGTTGGTATATCTAAAATCATTAGCGGTATTAAAAGAGATTAAATGCGGATCTCTGTAAGTCCAGTCTTCACGCCAGTGTTTCACCACCATGGTATCATTTATGGCCAAAAGGTGCTGAATAACCACTTTATTTGCTGATTCTTCTAAAACAAACACATACTCCGTGGCATGTTCTAAATACCTCTCATGAAATTCATAAGTAGTATCGGGAGCAAAGGTTTCGGCATACTGGAAAGTAATATCCATGCAGCCGCACTGCCCTTTAATGGCCTTCAGATCTTCCGCCTTTTGAGCAGAGACGCCCATAGAAAACATAAGACTCAATATTAGTAGTAATTTTTTCATTTTAATGTTTTTGATTTATTATCTCGTTTACCTGTAGCATCAGCACAGACTCATTAATCATCCTTTTGAATTCTTCATATTCGCAAGCAGTAAAAGCGAAATAGGTGTTTGACAGTGGCGTTTGAAAACTAATGGTTTTACCCCTTCCTACTGGGGTTTCCATAAGGTATGTTCCGTACTCCACGTCTACTATAGTTCCTAAACCTTTAATTTCTTCTTCTTTTAGAAGAATGAAAATATTCTGAAAGCAGAGGTTATACCTATCGCATCCTTTGCAATAGCCTATATAACCATAGCTAGATTTACTGATGATGTTTAATGAGCTTTTCTGACACATAATTTATTCGAATTTGGTGGAGCCGTCTGGCTGATATACATATCTGAAAGTATAGTAACGCCCTACCGCGGTGGCGTCAAAGGCGGCTGGATCTCCTTTGTAATAACTTAGGATTTCTACTTTGGCATAGTTTCCAGAAGAGGTTTTAACAAAAATCACTTTACCAGCTATTGGAGATATTTCATGCGTAGTGGAGCTATAGTTATACCATCCATTTCCTGAACCAGAAGGAATAGCTAAACCCTCTGCATCGTCAGATTTCATTGTTAAAGATGCTGGTACTTCTGTAAAATCAGCGTAGATACCGTCTGCCACAGCTGCCTGAGCAGAACCTGGACCAGAAACCCCACCGTTTACTATCACACTGGTACTTTTAAAGGCTAAATCCCATTTGGTGCTTGCCGAATCTGCGGTGGTTAATACACCGTCTTCAAAACTGAAAAAAGTATAATGATTATTAGGAGCATCTGAAGGGTTTGCTGCTAAATCGCTCACAGTTTCAGAGATTACTGGGTCTTTTGCTACTACAACCTCGTCTTCTTCACAAGAAATAAGCCCTACAAATAGCGTACAAATGGTTAAAAATTTAATCGCGTTCATTATTTATTTAGAAATTATATAGTTTGAGTTTTATCCTTAATTAATTGATGACGAATGTCATATCACATTTATGGCGAATGGTTTCATAGGCTTTCCCTTTGAAAGTGCCTGGCACTTCTTCTATCCATTCTACTTCTGCTAGGTATAAGCCTTTCTTATTTGGCACCACACTAGCAAAACCTATCTGATTAGAGAATTTATCCTGCATCCAACCTTCTGGATTGACCACCCTAATCTTAGTTTTGTTTAATGGCTTACCATCTTTCATGGCATACAGCTCCACGTTATTAGCATTCACTTTGCAGAAAGTATCTAAGAAAAGTAACTGGTCAGAAGCCGTCTGATCTTCTCCTACACTAAAGCCCGTTCTTAAGTATTGAATAGGCCTAGTTATGCCCAATTTGTGCTTATGCCAATCTTGCACTTCTCTGGTATCATTTAAACCTAGCACTTGAAAATAGCCCTCACTCTTTGGTATATACGTTCCTGTCCATTTTGTTTTGGTCTGGCTCATTACTATTTCCTCCACTTCACCGTTAGGCGTAACCACAGTCACTTTTATATCCTTCATTTTATCTAACCTATCTCCCACTTCTCTTATCTGAGAAGCATATTCTCCATAGTAAAGGTCTATCTGGACTGGCTCTCCTATGGCAGCTTTTGGCTGCTCTATTTCAAACCAGTATCCGTGTGCTTGTGTTAATAATGGACATACCAATAGCATGACTAATTGCCCGATTTTTTTCATTTTTATTTATTTATAATTGTTAAAACTCTTTTAAATAGAATACCTCAGTCGGATCCAAAGCTGCCTTCCTGCCTGCCCTGGTTGGTATTGGGCATCTTTAAAATTCAATACATTATCAATACCCGTTTGAAGTGTCCATTTATCAATACTTTTTGAAACGGAAGTATTCACCAGTAAAAATCCTTTGGCATATTCATCATCCATATCAATGATGGCATTGCCGTTTTGGTCGTTAAAACCGTATCTGCCTCTATACATTCCGCGTATATTAAAGCCTAGTTTGTTATCAGTTTCATAGAAAAATTTCAGGTTGGCAGAATGCTTTGACCTATTTAGTAAGCCACCATAATCACGGCGACTTACTCTTTCGGTCTCGAGGCTTTCTGGGTTACGTCTATACAAACTCCCCTCAGAAATTTTAGCTAGTATAGATTTGTCTTTTGCTTCTAGGTATTGATACCCGCCACTTATTTTTAAGCTCCCGCCAAATGATATATTTACCCGCTGACTAACATTAACTTCGGCTCCCTGCGTGAAAACCTCCGCTAAGTTTCTATAGCTATATACATTTTGCCCGTTTGTCTTTTGAGCTACTGGAAAAGACTCTATAAGGTTACTGACATCGTTTCGGAAAAAATTTACCGTGGCCGTTCTCCCTTTATTGTTTGTAAACAATAGCCCAATATTACTCGCCAAAGAGCTTTCTGGATTTAATAAACCAAACGAAGATGGGTCAATAAAGATGTTTGAAATTTGCCCTTGGCTTTCCAGTTTTGCGATGTTAGTTTCTAACTCTTGCGAGCCAAAAACGCTATAACCTGCCACGGCATTTGTGAAGTTTAAATAAAGCTGTCTGAAATCTGGTGCTTTATAACCCACCCCTACCGAACCACGGAGTTTGAGCTGAGAATTTACCTTATACATGGCAGCCAGTTTAGGCGAAAACTGATTTCTATAAGCGGAGTGAGCATCATACCTCCCTCCCACATTTACTTGAAACTTATCTGACCCATAAAATTCATATTGACCGAAAATATATTTGGTATTAAATTTCTTGAGTTCATCATATCTGGTGGCCTCCACAGTTTCATTTACCATTCCTGCCCCCACTAAAAAGAAGTGTTTTTCTGCAAAAGAGAAGTCCAAAATAGCTTCTGGTCTAAAGAATGTTTGGTTAAAGTAAGATTCGTCATACACGCTTTTATCTTGATCATAAGTGAGCAAAGACTCGGTTTCATACCCTGAGGCATATAGCCGAGCGGTCAATCCAAGTGAGGTAGAAAACTTATGATTTAAACTCAGGTTTAAGTTTTTATCATGTACAGCACCCGTTTGAGCTATTAAAGCTGGGCCATCAGTTTCTTCTACTTCATAGTTTCCAGATTGGGATTCTTCAAACAACCTTCCTGAAATTTTAAGCTTGGTGTTTTCACTAAAGTCATAATTAATTCTAGGCTGCAAAGTATAATTACTAAAAGGCGACACGGTATTTCCTA
This sequence is a window from Arcticibacterium luteifluviistationis. Protein-coding genes within it:
- a CDS encoding SusC/RagA family TonB-linked outer membrane protein, with product MIKKLLIIVLIMGVLPAMAQKRTVAGTVTDSDDGSTLSGVSVVIQGTTVGVLTDSDGKYTISAAEGDVLTFSFIGMESQNVKVANNSTLNVTLLSDANQLNAIVVTALGIKREEKTLTYAQQTVSSEELVRTRDPNFMNSLAGKAAGVEIKKSSSGAGGSTKVVLRGNKSLSGDSSPLFVIDGIPMANNRGNQPGMWGGTDQGDGLSAINPEDIESISVLRGSNAAVLYGSQGANGVVLITTKSGVSGKATVTLNSGFTSEQVIEFPELQYKYGAIGNAKESWSTTSGNYDDTFVEDFFQTGHNMYNALTISGGTDKTKAYFSYANTKATGITPNNNYGKNNFSFKQSTKLLNDKITVSSNVILALEKTENRLPAGYYLNPLTGLYMFPRDRDFTDYKDNYQTFNVDRNLNQQNWFVSDHHQSNPYWILNNQPKTNDSKRVIASMSVAYNILDNLTFQVRGNYDYANKLFEQQHAATSNATNVHPNGAWDYTKYDDQLAYADAILTYNTDITKDLSLNTVVGGSFQKTDYGVGVSVATGTVGLLYPNEFFFQNLPTNVQVNSTTNGSVVKQGLFANLQFGLKEFLFLDLSGRNDWASTLALTGNDSYFYPSVGLTGIVSEMFQMPSFITFGKLRASYTQVGNEVPYNRIFPQNTINAGGGVVRNTVKPFFNAKPEIITSLEFGADWRFFHNRLGVDFTYYDITSKDQFIPVPTISGEGGYTTEFINDGEISNKGIELTLSATPYRTNDFEWVTAFNFTRNRNKIVDIGPDDEKVIQLGSSEGFESKLVEGGRFNDIYVLKFQRDDQGRIIFDGGKPLRTATTELIGNLDPKWSLGWNNNFTYKRLNVGILVNGKFGGKVFSQTESMLDGAGVSLRSAEARDAGGVVVNGVDQSTDAAITSVDPETWYRAIGDRNGIGEAYVYDRTNIRVGQLNIGYNLNLSKTKLPIRAASISFIGNNLLFLYKVAPFDPELAMSTNQNAQGLDNFNLPSTRTYGLNLKLTF
- a CDS encoding HmuY family protein; translated protein: MNAIKFLTICTLFVGLISCEEDEVVVAKDPVISETVSDLAANPSDAPNNHYTFFSFEDGVLTTADSASTKWDLAFKSTSVIVNGGVSGPGSAQAAVADGIYADFTEVPASLTMKSDDAEGLAIPSGSGNGWYNYSSTTHEISPIAGKVIFVKTSSGNYAKVEILSYYKGDPAAFDATAVGRYYTFRYVYQPDGSTKFE
- a CDS encoding DUF4198 domain-containing protein, which codes for MKKIGQLVMLLVCPLLTQAHGYWFEIEQPKAAIGEPVQIDLYYGEYASQIREVGDRLDKMKDIKVTVVTPNGEVEEIVMSQTKTKWTGTYIPKSEGYFQVLGLNDTREVQDWHKHKLGITRPIQYLRTGFSVGEDQTASDQLLFLDTFCKVNANNVELYAMKDGKPLNKTKIRVVNPEGWMQDKFSNQIGFASVVPNKKGLYLAEVEWIEEVPGTFKGKAYETIRHKCDMTFVIN
- a CDS encoding DUF6607 family protein — protein: MKKLLLILSLMFSMGVSAQKAEDLKAIKGQCGCMDITFQYAETFAPDTTYEFHERYLEHATEYVFVLEESANKVVIQHLLAINDTMVVKHWREDWTYRDPHLISFNTANDFRYTNIAKTNFKNGWTQKVYGTQDELRYAGTGEWAHVNGKSVWESTADAALPRREYSHRKDYNVMRRGNRIHVTDKGYLHEQDNDKIIRTEGKADVLLASEKGYNGYVLSDMSKCASTKAWWEKNKAYWSDVRAAWDKVENEHKSFTIKSKVDDQRLGSFFYNINKENLSSAENREKLDAVLKDFVVYEEGI
- a CDS encoding DUF6686 family protein, with protein sequence MCQKSSLNIISKSSYGYIGYCKGCDRYNLCFQNIFILLKEEEIKGLGTIVDVEYGTYLMETPVGRGKTISFQTPLSNTYFAFTACEYEEFKRMINESVLMLQVNEIINQKH
- a CDS encoding TonB-dependent receptor plug domain-containing protein; amino-acid sequence: MAQVDSLLSKDLEQVVVTATKSERQLSSLPMPVTVIAKKQIQQMGSLRLSEVLAEQTGLFIVNDHGNGVQLQGFNPDYTLILVDGEPLIGRTAGTLELSRLAVGNIKQIEIVKGPSSSLYGSEALAGVINIITEQPDKMGGDVYARYGSNNTWDLSALGNFKKEKLGISLFANHYSSAGYDLTPETVGNTVSPFSNYTLQPRINYDFSENTKLKISGRLFEESQSGNYEVEETDGPALIAQTGAVHDKNLNLSLNHKFSTSLGLTARLYASGYETESLLTYDQDKSVYDESYFNQTFFRPEAILDFSFAEKHFFLVGAGMVNETVEATRYDELKKFNTKYIFGQYEFYGSDKFQVNVGGRYDAHSAYRNQFSPKLAAMYKVNSQLKLRGSVGVGYKAPDFRQLYLNFTNAVAGYSVFGSQELETNIAKLESQGQISNIFIDPSSFGLLNPESSLASNIGLLFTNNKGRTATVNFFRNDVSNLIESFPVAQKTNGQNVYSYRNLAEVFTQGAEVNVSQRVNISFGGSLKISGGYQYLEAKDKSILAKISEGSLYRRNPESLETERVSRRDYGGLLNRSKHSANLKFFYETDNKLGFNIRGMYRGRYGFNDQNGNAIIDMDDEYAKGFLLVNTSVSKSIDKWTLQTGIDNVLNFKDAQYQPGQAGRQLWIRLRYSI
- a CDS encoding DUF6596 domain-containing protein — translated: MCFHTSREESRLNPEGNSILLEQQNKVLWNEELIRFGVQYLNIASKSKSISSYYI
- a CDS encoding SusD/RagB family nutrient-binding outer membrane lipoprotein, whose translation is MKKFIYLIVAAFAFASCTDNFEEINTNPYQISTESLKQDFNHVGSFYPSMLGQIFGNQIDHNLTNVTFSQQLATPTPFVGGVNNTTYYIRWNGYWDREYNNVMAPAKQVIEIAEADGYSVFVEWANLIKIISMSRVTLYQGPIIYTNYGKTGGVQYDSEEVLYKAFFSDLDRIIAEFSNNKDYVGLNNFDASFNGDVNKWARYANSLRLQLAMRVSKVDPELAKKEGEKALADPAGLMLSNADNFNISGYGAKFHPAQICFEWGDTRMSASMESILIGYKDNRIEKYFDPVSDMSLVSDHPDWPYKGIRNGAEMVAKDDRLGFSTLDISFNDPAKVTKRKVMSADEVYFLKAEAALRGWTGAGDAQSNYESGVRASFELWGAGGVDAYLADKTSLPLDYVDPKAPAGVNAFTNSITNTVAWDEAATKEEKLEKIITQKWIACFTNEMESWMDHRRTGYPKLPIVYQNSSNADWGTIPQGDILRRMPFVNNERNGNPEGVADATVKLKGPDEIGTRLWWDTGGSNF